The nucleotide sequence AACAGCAAGGGTAGGTTGATCAAAAACCACTGATGCAATTACATTGGCTGTTTTTCTTCCAACTCCGGGTAATTTAACCAAGGTTTCTACATCGGAAGGAATGGTATTATTAAAGTCCTTTACCAGCATTTGGGCCATTTGAACCAAATGTTTGGCTTTGTTATTGGGGTAGCTGATGCTTCGAATCAAATCAAATACCTCGGAAACTTCGGCTTTCGACAAGCTATCAGCATCCGGAAATCGTTCGAATAATTTGGGGGTAGTCAGGTTTACGCGTTTATCGGTGCATTGGGCTGAAAGTACCACCGCTACCAACAATTCGAATGGATTTGTATAAATAAGTTCAGTTTCTGCCTGGGGTTGGTGTTGTTGGAAAAAGGCCAGCACCTTGGCAAACCGTTCTTTCCTAGTCATGCTAACTGGATTTGTACTTAAAAATAATCCCGGAATACCTGGATAATTCTTGTCCTAATTCCAAACTGTCCTCATCGTTTTTATCGTGTTGCCAAACCAAGCTGAAATTGTTACCTGGTTTATCCATTTTTTTAAGAAGTTTTAGAATGTCCTTCAGCCAGTTGATGGTTGAAGAATTGCAATAGCTTAAAGCGATGGTAACGGTTGTTTCAGGAGCTTGATGTTCCATGTAAAAACGCAACCAATCAAAAATGGGAATGTAGAATTCACTAGGGTTGAAAGGAACCGACTTCCCCGAAATAAGCATTTGACCGCTTTGAGGGTCAAAATCTACCAATGGGGTATATTCTGTTGGGGTTCGTGTAAATTTCTCCATGGGGGAATTGGACAAAGATAAAAAAAATGGTATACAAGGCAAGGTTATTAAAATTTTACCCTCTTGCTTTTTTCATATCCATGTACATTCCTTCAAATCGGCTCCGGATGTTATCAAGGAAGGTTTCATCAAACAGAGCCTCAATTGATTCCATGCTGCCAAGGCCTTCCTTCAAAAACTTATAAGTTTGTTCCATAGGACCTGCTTCGAATTTAATTACGAATTTTTCATTCATTTCAAAAACTGAAATTGAAAATTCCGGGTGTGGGATTCTTCCTACAATTCTCATGGTTGTATCAGTTTGTCGGCAATTTTTCTATCATTGGCCAATCGTGGAATTTTGTTTTGCCCACCTAATTTGCCTTCACTTTTCATAAAATTAATAAAGGCTTCATGGCTTACAGGGGTGATGATAAGGGGTTTCAGCACATGGCCTTGGATAAGGTCTTTGTAATACGAGTTTTTATCTTGTAAACTTTCATCTAAAACCTGGGTAAAGAGATCCAAATTGGATGGCTTTGAACTAAATTCTACCATCCATTCATGGTAAGGAAGTCCTTCGGTTGGGTTTACCATGGGAGCCACATGAAATTCCGTTACTTCTCCTCCACATTTAGATATCGCCACCTGCAAAGCAGCCTCTACTTCTTCGGCAATTACATGTTCTCCAAATGCAGAGGTGTAATGCTTTATCCGTCCTGCCACTATCAACTTATATGGTTTCACAGAGGTGAATTTTACCATGTCGCCAATGCTGTAAGCCCATAAACCTGCGTTGCTGCTGATAACTAAAGCATAATTAACTCCGGTTTTTACCTGGGAGAGGTTTAACCTGGTAGGGTTGTCATTAAAATATTCATCAGCAGGAATAAATTCGAAAAAAATTCCCGAATTGGCCATTAATAACAAACCTTTATCATCCTGTTGGTTTTGGTAAGCAAAAAAACCTTC is from Bacteroidia bacterium and encodes:
- the nth gene encoding endonuclease III, encoding MTRKERFAKVLAFFQQHQPQAETELIYTNPFELLVAVVLSAQCTDKRVNLTTPKLFERFPDADSLSKAEVSEVFDLIRSISYPNNKAKHLVQMAQMLVKDFNNTIPSDVETLVKLPGVGRKTANVIASVVFDQPTLAVDTHVFRVSARIGLSKGAKNPLQTEKQLLEYIPESLVAISHHWLILHGRYVCTARNPNCMNCPLQDCCQYFEKNLAKK
- a CDS encoding DUF1987 domain-containing protein, giving the protein MEKFTRTPTEYTPLVDFDPQSGQMLISGKSVPFNPSEFYIPIFDWLRFYMEHQAPETTVTIALSYCNSSTINWLKDILKLLKKMDKPGNNFSLVWQHDKNDEDSLELGQELSRYSGIIFKYKSS